The Methanobrevibacter thaueri genome has a window encoding:
- a CDS encoding ABC transporter ATP-binding protein, producing MSPRPLKRKPPEKPVNNKKAIKNILTLLKDHKLKLTLTVICAVISTAFTILAPLLIGQATTMIYDGINRMISNSGSIDFNGLINILIIVVILYVISSVFTYLQSFFLIEVTTKISYDLRERLIEKILKLPMEKVEENKRGDILSRVTNDVDSLQNGITQSFIQLTTAVITLIGVFIMMLSINLWMTLATITLVPIALLLMRFMTRFSQKYFLRQLEFKGSLNGQIEETFTGHDIIRVFNQEEISMDRFESDNEKWFTHEWKSQFYSSLNGPLMNFISNFTYVVVAVLGAVFVLQKVIAVGDILAFFQYTQSFNRPIQQITRVMNQIQTAMAASERIFEFLEFEDESNPSDRQITEIKDGITFENVSFSYTPNEKIIKNLSFDVKKGEKIAIVGETGAGKTTIIKLLMRFYDINSGSIKIDGIDIEEYDKDSLRSHIGMVLQDSWLFSDTISNNIRYGNLDASDDEIIDAASQVYADDFVRRLSDGYESELNEDTDNISHGQKQLLTIARTILSQKEVLILDEATSSVDTRTEKLIQKAMDRLMEGKTSFIIAHRLSTIRNADKIIVIENGEIIEQGNHEELLALKGYYYHTLNSQLKENMN from the coding sequence ATGAGCCCAAGACCATTGAAACGAAAGCCTCCGGAAAAGCCAGTCAACAACAAAAAAGCTATTAAAAACATCCTGACGCTCCTGAAAGACCATAAATTGAAATTGACATTAACGGTGATTTGTGCCGTGATTTCAACGGCGTTCACCATCCTTGCACCGTTGCTTATCGGCCAGGCAACAACCATGATATACGACGGAATCAACAGGATGATAAGCAATAGCGGTTCAATCGATTTCAATGGTCTGATAAACATATTGATAATTGTTGTCATCCTATATGTCATCAGCTCCGTATTTACATACCTTCAGAGCTTCTTTTTGATTGAAGTGACAACCAAAATCAGCTATGACCTAAGGGAAAGACTAATAGAAAAGATTCTTAAGCTTCCAATGGAGAAAGTCGAGGAAAACAAAAGGGGAGACATACTCTCAAGGGTTACAAACGATGTCGATTCCCTTCAAAACGGAATTACACAGTCATTCATCCAACTGACAACAGCGGTGATTACCCTGATCGGGGTTTTCATCATGATGCTGTCCATAAATCTCTGGATGACATTGGCAACAATCACTCTTGTGCCTATAGCATTGCTGCTCATGAGATTCATGACCAGATTCTCACAGAAATACTTCCTAAGGCAACTGGAATTCAAGGGTTCACTCAATGGCCAGATTGAGGAGACCTTCACAGGCCATGACATCATTCGCGTATTCAACCAGGAGGAGATTTCCATGGACCGGTTTGAAAGCGACAATGAAAAGTGGTTCACCCATGAATGGAAATCACAGTTCTATTCAAGCCTGAATGGTCCTTTGATGAACTTCATTTCCAATTTTACTTATGTTGTGGTTGCCGTTTTGGGTGCGGTGTTTGTTCTGCAGAAAGTAATTGCCGTTGGAGACATCCTGGCATTTTTCCAATATACCCAAAGCTTCAACAGACCTATCCAGCAGATCACCCGCGTAATGAACCAGATACAGACTGCAATGGCTGCTAGTGAACGTATCTTCGAATTCTTGGAATTTGAAGATGAAAGCAACCCTTCAGATAGACAGATTACCGAAATCAAAGATGGAATAACATTCGAGAATGTCAGCTTTTCATACACTCCTAATGAGAAGATAATCAAGAACCTGTCATTTGACGTCAAAAAGGGCGAGAAAATAGCCATTGTCGGCGAAACAGGAGCTGGAAAAACCACAATCATCAAGTTACTGATGAGATTCTATGACATAAACTCAGGTTCAATAAAGATTGACGGCATAGATATTGAAGAATATGACAAGGACAGCCTAAGGTCACACATAGGAATGGTTCTTCAGGATTCATGGCTTTTCTCAGACACCATATCCAACAACATCCGCTACGGCAATCTGGATGCTTCGGATGATGAGATTATCGATGCTGCAAGCCAGGTTTATGCGGATGACTTTGTAAGACGTTTGTCTGACGGTTATGAAAGTGAACTGAATGAGGATACCGACAACATATCCCACGGTCAAAAGCAGCTGCTGACCATTGCCAGGACAATATTGTCCCAAAAAGAGGTTCTTATTTTGGATGAGGCAACTTCCAGCGTTGACACCAGAACCGAAAAACTGATTCAAAAAGCTATGGATAGGTTGATGGAAGGTAAAACTAGTTTTATTATCGCGCATAGACTGTCAACCATCAGAAATGCCGATAAGATTATTGTTATTGAAAATGGTGAGATAATCGAGCAAGGAAATCACGAGGAATTGCTTGCCCTTAAAGGATATTATTACCACACCTTAAATTCACAATTAAAAGAAAATATGAACTAA
- a CDS encoding tetratricopeptide repeat protein, with translation MKESKDWDDIEVNKRSTDKVFFESTILQQISDSIDFIRDESKEILSELDYDGFEDLVVQEFGESTLDQLSDIADDLSQFKSEIFSSDDFPEFIKEYSLDAKRALNRDGDYIRRAQRRMIRLNSDELVDVYKTNIRVIELCDKAIEVNPSNAEAYYIKGRALMNLDKYPEAIEEFVSSLSIEDDDKVWIAIANSNTLNGDYDDAISIYQKILERDENSFDAIKGKALTYYAQGDFAKASEEFKKASSIGTLDDVSKEIWNECLEND, from the coding sequence ATGAAAGAATCAAAAGATTGGGATGACATTGAAGTCAACAAGAGAAGTACTGATAAGGTTTTTTTCGAATCTACAATACTTCAACAAATCTCTGACAGTATTGACTTTATACGTGACGAAAGTAAAGAAATACTGTCCGAATTGGATTATGACGGATTTGAAGATTTGGTTGTTCAAGAATTTGGCGAAAGCACACTGGACCAACTTTCAGATATTGCTGATGACCTGTCACAATTTAAATCTGAAATATTCAGCTCCGATGATTTTCCAGAATTCATAAAAGAATATTCACTTGATGCCAAAAGGGCATTGAACAGAGATGGCGATTACATTAGGAGAGCACAAAGAAGAATGATCAGGCTCAATTCAGATGAACTGGTTGACGTATACAAGACAAACATCAGGGTCATTGAACTTTGTGACAAGGCAATTGAGGTCAACCCATCAAATGCAGAGGCTTACTATATCAAAGGTCGTGCATTGATGAATCTGGACAAGTATCCTGAAGCTATCGAGGAATTTGTCAGTTCATTGTCCATTGAGGATGACGATAAAGTCTGGATAGCCATTGCAAACTCAAACACACTCAACGGTGATTATGATGATGCAATCAGCATATATCAAAAGATTCTTGAACGTGATGAGAATTCATTCGATGCAATCAAGGGAAAGGCCTTGACATATTATGCTCAAGGTGACTTTGCAAAAGCAAGTGAAGAATTTAAAAAGGCTTCTTCAATCGGCACTCTTGATGACGTTTCCAAAGAAATCTGGAACGAATGTTTAGAAAACGATTAG
- a CDS encoding FHA domain-containing protein — MCDLEDVKTMVLDSIDSNLISVKLAAVNNEVRFSILEILRDFQKKNQVSPGLFKTDPLYSREINTILLENYNIDITPQMLGQHLKQMMKADLIEELIIKKEVPNKIGLRTVKAYILKEDAFKDLFLEITFLSDELLSFFDLYDLNRKYHDGKHCVLTVFNGVDKGRTFKVHEDETVLIGRKGNFNERDLASFTILLDNSYSTVSLVSKPHLKLFFRNDNWFIIDENSSNGTFISDKQILKGVATPLKNHSFLKLSRGNGGVVIFCSF, encoded by the coding sequence ATGTGTGATTTAGAAGATGTAAAAACAATGGTTTTAGATTCAATCGATTCCAATTTAATATCAGTCAAGTTGGCTGCCGTTAATAATGAGGTCAGATTTTCCATATTGGAAATTTTAAGGGATTTCCAGAAGAAGAACCAGGTGTCTCCAGGCTTGTTTAAAACTGATCCGCTTTATTCAAGAGAAATCAATACCATCCTATTGGAAAATTACAATATCGACATCACTCCCCAAATGCTGGGACAGCACCTTAAGCAAATGATGAAGGCTGATCTGATTGAGGAACTGATTATCAAAAAGGAAGTCCCAAATAAGATTGGTTTGAGGACCGTAAAAGCCTATATATTAAAGGAAGATGCGTTTAAGGATTTGTTCTTGGAGATAACCTTTTTGTCAGATGAGCTTTTGTCATTCTTTGATTTATATGACCTTAACAGGAAATATCACGACGGAAAGCATTGCGTTTTAACAGTGTTCAACGGCGTTGACAAGGGCAGGACATTCAAGGTTCATGAGGACGAGACAGTTCTCATCGGCAGGAAGGGCAACTTCAATGAAAGGGATTTGGCGTCATTCACAATTCTTTTGGACAATAGCTATTCAACAGTTTCCCTTGTGTCAAAACCTCACTTGAAATTATTCTTTAGAAATGATAATTGGTTTATTATTGATGAAAACAGCTCCAATGGAACTTTCATTTCAGATAAGCAAATCTTAAAGGGTGTTGCCACTCCATTGAAGAATCATTCCTTTTTAAAATTATCCCGTGGAAACGGGGGAGTGGTCATTTTCTGTTCATTTTAA